One genomic region from Muriicola soli encodes:
- a CDS encoding pyridoxal-phosphate dependent enzyme: MEVRENALEPGGSQLPACHKKIKPYIHKTPVLTSRLINEITGAEVYFKCENFQRMGAYKMRGATHALLQLTDEERSRGVVTHSSGNFAQALALAARTLGVTAHIVMPTSAPEVKKKGVLEYGGIIYECEPTLAARNTAASEIQQKTGAVFLHPSNDPDVILGQGTAAFELLQDYPQLNFLLLPVGGGGLIAGSALAAAYLGNNCKVIGTEPFEVDDAYRAMISGKIEENKTTNTIADGLKTQLGSNTLPVILDKVERIIRVEEQEIIDAMRLIWERMKIVVEPSSAVALAGLYRERKAFKDKQVGIVISGGNVDLSALPF; the protein is encoded by the coding sequence ATGGAAGTAAGGGAAAATGCTTTAGAACCAGGAGGTAGTCAGCTTCCGGCTTGTCATAAAAAGATAAAGCCCTATATTCATAAAACGCCCGTCCTTACTTCTAGACTGATTAACGAAATAACCGGGGCAGAGGTCTATTTTAAATGCGAGAACTTTCAAAGGATGGGAGCCTACAAAATGCGGGGAGCAACGCATGCACTTCTTCAACTTACAGATGAAGAACGCAGTAGGGGAGTTGTCACGCATTCATCGGGAAATTTTGCTCAGGCACTTGCCCTGGCGGCCCGAACTTTAGGTGTTACTGCTCATATAGTTATGCCAACTTCAGCCCCGGAGGTTAAAAAGAAAGGAGTTTTAGAATACGGAGGAATTATTTATGAATGTGAACCCACCCTGGCAGCCAGAAATACAGCCGCATCGGAAATTCAACAAAAGACCGGGGCAGTATTCTTGCATCCTTCCAATGACCCCGATGTCATTCTCGGACAGGGGACAGCTGCATTTGAACTTTTGCAGGATTATCCGCAGCTCAACTTCCTATTACTACCTGTAGGCGGGGGCGGACTCATTGCAGGCTCGGCTCTGGCAGCTGCATACCTGGGAAATAATTGCAAGGTTATCGGCACGGAACCCTTTGAAGTGGATGATGCCTACAGAGCTATGATAAGTGGTAAAATCGAAGAAAATAAAACGACAAATACCATTGCCGATGGCCTTAAAACACAATTGGGAAGTAACACGCTCCCAGTAATTTTAGATAAGGTTGAAAGGATAATCAGGGTAGAAGAGCAGGAGATCATAGATGCGATGCGCCTTATTTGGGAAAGGATGAAGATCGTGGTTGAACCCTCTAGCGCAGTAGCACTTGCAGGATTATACAGAGAACGAAAAGCCTTTAAAGACAAGCAGGTGGGTATTGTTATTTCGGGGGGAAATGTAGACCTCTCTGCCCTTCCTTTTTAG
- the gldD gene encoding gliding motility lipoprotein GldD, whose amino-acid sequence MRNKYTVVLFCLILFTSSCQDEVLPKPKAQLRLEYPAGKSKVINTPAFSFQYNDLARVKDLKSSSFTLEYPDLKGAIYLTYRPVENNLLELVSDAQKLSYEHVVRADNILEQKYINDEQRVFGMFYEVKGNAASQAQFYATDSTQHFLTGSLYFYAKPNYDSIYPAAVYLQQDVRRIMETLKWK is encoded by the coding sequence ATGAGAAATAAGTACACAGTTGTGCTGTTTTGTTTGATCCTTTTTACCAGTTCATGTCAGGATGAGGTCCTTCCAAAACCAAAGGCCCAACTTCGTCTTGAATACCCTGCAGGTAAATCCAAAGTCATAAATACGCCTGCTTTCAGCTTTCAATACAACGATCTCGCTCGTGTAAAGGATCTCAAATCTTCTTCCTTTACACTGGAGTACCCAGACCTCAAAGGGGCTATTTACCTTACCTACAGGCCTGTGGAGAACAATCTTCTGGAATTGGTATCCGATGCCCAAAAGCTTTCCTACGAACACGTGGTAAGAGCCGATAACATCCTGGAGCAAAAATATATTAATGATGAGCAAAGGGTTTTCGGAATGTTTTATGAGGTTAAAGGCAATGCTGCATCACAGGCTCAGTTCTATGCTACTGACAGTACACAACATTTTCTTACGGGGTCTCTATACTTCTACGCTAAACCTAATTACGATTCAATTTATCCGGCAGCAGTCTATCTGCAACAAGACGTTCGCCGTATCATGGAAACACTGAAATGGAAGTAA
- a CDS encoding gliding motility-associated protein GldE, with product MDPDPFEVLFGFAAYDNLFVFKTIFLFVLLFCSALISGAEVAFFSLSITELKEIQEKNTSPGGIVVKLLERPKKLLATILIANNAINIGIVLLFSDLGDTLFSSITYQIMGVLSIRFLLEVVVATLLILMFGEILPKIYANRNRQQFSHLMAYPLRVLDFLLTPLSSPMRSATIYLYNRFGKQKSSLSVDHLSQALELTSEGDTTKEEQKILEGIVSFGNTDTKQVMRPRIDIFALREDMKFSEVIDEIKKHGYSRIPVFSDHIDKVIGVLYVKDLLPYIERKQFTWTSLIREPYFVPENKKLDDLLLEFQEKKIHLAVVVDEYGGTSGIVTLEDIIEEIVGDISDEFDDEDLIFSKLDDYNFVFDGKTTLKDFYRVAKIEDETDFEGQKGESETIAGFVLEIAGSFPKRGEMIPFNNYQFVVESLDKKRLIQIKITLPNEK from the coding sequence GTGGATCCGGATCCTTTTGAAGTACTTTTTGGTTTTGCAGCTTACGATAACCTCTTTGTATTTAAGACCATCTTTCTGTTTGTTCTACTGTTCTGCTCGGCTTTGATTTCCGGTGCGGAAGTGGCATTCTTCAGCCTTTCGATAACCGAATTAAAAGAAATACAGGAAAAAAATACCTCCCCGGGGGGAATTGTCGTAAAACTTCTGGAAAGACCTAAAAAGCTATTGGCGACCATCCTCATCGCCAATAACGCGATCAATATTGGCATCGTACTGCTCTTTAGTGATCTTGGTGATACCCTGTTTTCCTCTATCACTTATCAGATCATGGGGGTACTTTCAATCCGCTTCCTTCTCGAAGTTGTAGTCGCAACCCTTTTAATTCTGATGTTCGGTGAGATCCTGCCAAAGATCTATGCCAATAGGAACAGGCAACAATTTTCCCATCTAATGGCCTACCCTTTGCGGGTTTTAGATTTCTTGCTAACTCCGCTGAGCAGCCCGATGAGATCGGCTACCATCTATCTCTACAATCGTTTTGGGAAACAAAAATCCAGCCTTAGTGTTGACCATTTATCACAGGCACTCGAATTAACCTCAGAAGGAGACACTACCAAAGAAGAACAGAAGATTCTCGAGGGAATCGTGTCATTTGGAAATACGGATACCAAGCAGGTTATGCGACCCCGAATCGACATTTTTGCTCTGAGAGAAGACATGAAGTTTTCGGAAGTAATAGATGAAATTAAAAAACACGGCTACTCCCGAATTCCCGTGTTTTCAGACCATATTGATAAGGTGATCGGCGTGCTTTACGTAAAGGACTTACTGCCGTACATTGAACGGAAGCAATTTACATGGACCTCCCTGATCAGGGAACCCTACTTTGTTCCTGAAAACAAAAAACTCGACGATTTGTTACTGGAATTTCAGGAGAAAAAGATACACCTGGCGGTAGTAGTCGACGAATATGGAGGCACCTCCGGGATCGTGACCCTAGAAGATATCATTGAAGAAATAGTAGGAGATATCAGTGATGAATTTGATGATGAGGATCTGATCTTCTCCAAATTGGACGACTATAATTTTGTTTTCGACGGAAAAACGACCCTGAAAGACTTTTATCGGGTTGCCAAGATTGAAGATGAAACTGATTTTGAAGGGCAAAAAGGAGAATCTGAGACCATAGCAGGTTTTGTTCTGGAGATCGCGGGCAGCTTTCCCAAAAGAGGTGAAATGATTCCATTCAACAATTACCAGTTTGTTGTGGAAAGCCTCGACAAAAAAAGATTAATACAGATAAAAATTACCTTGCCGAATGAGAAATAA